One window of the Corynebacterium glutamicum ATCC 13032 genome contains the following:
- a CDS encoding HNH endonuclease signature motif containing protein: protein MSITTHVQALTTALNAIDNHLASMLDHGVTPDQYKAIEPDLIALEHTINHHATIAAQTTALAERTNAAQSIGSTHLIDYLTTTFGLSKARAHHRINLAHSLYPIPKPNSGSGNGGNGGNPDGGPDGGDSGDDDSGDDDPDPEPDKPEDGKPDSDKPRRPRISAEKHAIITDELARLNPNTTPSAEELRNQALSQAIWRTPEDLRTWLRHQVTTANKNNPNPITAMKRRYLSVGKPDADNMVRISGLVPAATAALITANTAPLTKRGNLVDLPAAEDMRTRGQRHADALHHIMEIYNHGIVTPARGGTASIIISMTTDDLDEINHANSSGESLLNNLYPTNTGYSLNLAEIMNLIAAKYDFAVLLDGETGQPLNVNRMQRSANLTQRIALFASELVCSAPNCDRPQLECEVHHLDPWMRGGLTNLVNLTHQCFNHHPRNDDSRSGVNGKGFMDRDPATGRVGHYPVGGEGPVFNRSAAADRSGGAWARRKHHGPPPTPPDPPDPPGPEPDPGDEGRLF from the coding sequence ATGAGCATCACCACACACGTCCAAGCACTCACCACAGCACTCAACGCCATCGACAACCATTTGGCCAGCATGCTTGACCATGGTGTCACCCCAGACCAATACAAGGCCATCGAGCCCGACCTCATCGCCCTAGAACACACCATCAACCACCACGCCACCATCGCCGCCCAAACCACCGCCCTCGCCGAACGCACCAATGCTGCGCAGTCGATTGGCTCCACCCACCTCATCGACTACCTCACCACCACCTTCGGCCTATCTAAAGCACGCGCCCACCACCGCATCAATCTCGCCCACTCCCTCTACCCCATACCGAAGCCAAACTCTGGATCTGGCAACGGCGGTAATGGTGGCAATCCCGACGGTGGTCCTGATGGTGGCGACTCGGGTGATGACGACTCCGGCGATGATGACCCCGACCCCGAACCGGACAAGCCTGAAGACGGCAAACCTGATAGTGATAAGCCCCGTAGGCCACGGATCAGCGCGGAAAAACACGCCATCATCACCGACGAACTCGCCCGCCTCAACCCGAATACCACACCCAGCGCCGAGGAACTGCGCAACCAAGCCCTGAGTCAGGCGATCTGGCGCACCCCAGAAGACCTCCGCACGTGGCTACGCCACCAGGTCACCACCGCGAACAAAAACAACCCCAACCCCATCACCGCCATGAAAAGGCGCTACCTCTCAGTAGGTAAACCCGATGCCGACAACATGGTCCGCATCAGCGGCCTCGTGCCCGCAGCCACCGCAGCACTGATCACCGCGAACACCGCACCGTTAACCAAACGCGGCAACCTCGTGGATCTACCAGCAGCAGAAGATATGCGCACCCGAGGGCAACGCCATGCGGACGCGTTGCATCACATCATGGAGATCTACAACCACGGTATTGTCACCCCAGCTCGTGGTGGAACAGCCAGCATCATCATCTCCATGACCACCGATGATCTTGACGAGATCAACCACGCCAACAGCAGTGGTGAAAGTCTGCTTAACAACCTGTACCCCACCAATACGGGTTACTCATTGAACTTGGCGGAGATCATGAACCTCATCGCTGCGAAATACGACTTCGCTGTGCTCCTCGATGGTGAGACGGGGCAGCCGTTGAACGTCAATCGGATGCAGCGCTCAGCGAACCTGACTCAACGCATCGCGTTGTTTGCTTCTGAGTTGGTGTGCTCGGCACCCAATTGTGATCGGCCGCAGTTAGAGTGCGAGGTTCATCATTTAGATCCCTGGATGAGAGGTGGGCTGACCAACCTGGTCAATCTCACGCATCAGTGCTTTAATCACCACCCACGCAACGATGATTCCAGGAGTGGGGTCAATGGTAAAGGGTTTATGGACCGCGATCCTGCTACTGGAAGAGTGGGGCACTACCCAGTGGGTGGTGAGGGGCCGGTGTTTAACCGGTCGGCTGCTGCTGATCGTTCCGGTGGTGCGTGGGCGAGGCGTAAGCATCATGGCCCGCCACCCACACCGCCGGACCCGCCGGATCCGCCTGGTCCTGAGCCGGATCCTGGTGATGAGGGCAGATTGTTCTAG